In Podospora pseudopauciseta strain CBS 411.78 chromosome 2 map unlocalized CBS411.78m_2, whole genome shotgun sequence, the genomic stretch CCATTTCAAGCAGGCACTTCCCCCTCCTAAACCAAGCCTTCGCATTACCCTGGCTCTTGGCAGCCACGCTCGCCTCTGcatccaccgccgcctctgGCCAGTTCCCCAGTTGCATATGCGCCTGTGCCCTGTTGCTATACAGCGCGTGGACCTCCTCCCGCACCAGCTGCGACGGCTCCCACGGGGCCCGTGTAAGCGCCATTTGGAGACCGAGGGTGTAGAACTTGATTGCTTCGGCGTGGCGCCCCTTGCGGTATTCGTTGTTGCCCGACTCGCGAAGCTTGGAAACGTTGGCTGAGCGCTTTGGGTTGACGGgcatggggggaggggggacgaTGTGGGGGGGCTCGAtttgggtgaggatggtTCTGTGGAGATTGTTGAGGGCGGCGAGCTCGGCCTCAAGGGCTCGCGAGGAGgggccgagggaggagatggattTGGATTTGGGGTCGATGGttagggggaggaggtggaagtggTCTTGGTCAGACATTTTGGCTGCTTTGGTGGGGGTTTTTTCGAGGTTTAGGAGAGTTATTAGCGGCAGTTTgtttgacgatgacgaggatgaaggtTTGGTGGGCAAgcagaagaggaaaagataAGCTGCGAAAGTTGAGGTCGTGGTTCTGGTTgagggttgaggaggtggattgGCTTGGACTGGTGAGAGCTGTCGAGAGGACACTTGTGCCAGTTGGGGTGACTTGGCCTTCAAAGTGAACCGTGGCTTTGGCAGGCGGCGCGTGGACGGACAGCTTTCCCCAGAAACTCCTTATCTCTTATCGGGGAGCCAACGTCGAATCCTGATTTACCTAGGGTAGTCGATAAGCCAAGTTAAGTTAAGCTGGCCCTCAGCTTAATTTGACTTGCCGCCTAAAGCTTAAACTTAATTTGAGGTTATTACTAGCTTAATTTAGcttataaatataagcttttaGTAGTTTCTCCATTCTAAATTttagtaaagtaaaagtTAATGAgctatttttttaaaaaaaagtttCTTATAGTTTTTAAGCGTTAAATTCTCTACAGTAGTAAGCTTTTATATCAATATTCTAAATAAATTatctatttaattaatattgttaagtattatattagtttagggtgcggctacAGGCTCGAGGGTATGAGTGAAgaagtagggctctcggaggattttGGGGTTGAAAAGccatgtatataagcggtttgCTTTTaacattctattttagacaaGACATcaacttttatttcttcaaaTTTTGTGctttgcacgcgtgcaggcaattctagCACTCTGATCAGGCTAATccggtgcttattatgtagcctgcgagcccatagtgtcttttttttgtcctgcgtgaagtgcggcctgcgagcgagtcactgtcacgcaggAGTGTTCATTTAGAGACCTGTTGAGgatatatttgtggtgttgtagttgtttttgtgtgttttctcaccatttcagtCTACGGtcccaaggtctatatatacggaggaactggctagtgtagatagacagttccgcagtatgcaattcacagttgtattcacggtatcttatgtttacattgagacattTTGTTGTGCAGTGTTCAGCTGCACCAAACCAATTGTCAGAAGTTACCTTCAACCGAGTATCCCTTCAGAGGTTTTGTACAGTGGTTCGTCACAGCaggccacataataagcaccaGATTAGCCTGATCAGATagccagaattgcctgcacgcgtgcaaagCACAAAATacgaagaaaataaaagtcgatgtcttgtctaaaatagaatgtcagaagcagaccgcttatatacataaCCTTTGATCTCCCGAATCCTCGAGAGCTTCACTTTCTCACTCCTTTAATCAGAAAGACCTTAGGCCTATGGCCGCTCTTCAAACTAATGGGTTCGATATACTTtttagttatattatttttttaccgatatttttattaataatataaagtatttaaagtGTTGAAAAGTTAAGCTTATATACAGGTCTAAAAGCCCTATAATGGTGGAGCACTTTGGTGCTCACGGCGCAGCGACAACTTGCGACACGGTACTAGTAGCTTACTTCTGGGTATGCATAAGCTATAGCGCCTTACAGAGCTATAAAACAAAGCAATAGTAAGTGACCTTTTGTATTTATAGCGCTAGCCTTCTGTAATACCACTATAGTACTTCGT encodes the following:
- a CDS encoding uncharacterized protein (COG:S; EggNog:ENOG503P286) produces the protein MSDQDHFHLLPLTIDPKSKSISSLGPSSRALEAELAALNNLHRTILTQIEPPHIVPPPPMPVNPKRSANVSKLRESGNNEYRKGRHAEAIKFYTLGLQMALTRAPWEPSQLVREEVHALYSNRAQAHMQLGNWPEAAVDAEASVAAKSQGNAKAWFRRGKCLLEMGRLQEAKGAVAKALEFEGEEKELAELLKEIEGRIAKEGN